TTATTGCTAATACTCCTGAATTATTTAAAAAAGATGGTACATTACTTAAACAATATGCAGTAGGCGATACCATGATCAATGTTTTTAAAAACGATCTGGCAATGGCCCAAATGAGGGAAGGCCAGAAAGAACAAATATTCACAGGCGAGATTGCCAATGTTCCTTTCAAAATTCAAGTCGATATTCTAAATATCGAAAAAGGATACTTTGCCGATATTAAGACTACAAAAAATATTCATGAAATGTATTGGAATAACGAGACTAGAGAACGCGAAACGTTCATTGAGAAATACGATTATCCGTTACAATTTGCCATTTATGCTGAAATATTGCGGCAGAATTTAAAAATGGATAAGTACCTTGATTGCTACATTTTAGCCGTTGATAAGCAGGAAGTTCCTGATCACGAAATTATTTACATGGACGTTGACGGCTTTATCAAAGAAAAGCTGGAAGAAGTCGAATCTAAACTACCTCATATTGTAGCTGTTAGGAATGGTGAAATTGAGCCTGAACGGTGTGAGGAATGCGATTACTGCCGTAGCACTAAAAAGATTGTTAAGCCTATACATTGGCTTGATTTGGGGGCGTGAAATAAATGGAAAAGCGATTTTTAAAACTTCTTAATTCCATTAATCGTCCTGGAGTTGGTGAATTAGCCAACTGGTTACTTGACAGCGATTTTTTTAAGGCGCCGGCTAGTACAAAATATCATGGATCCGTAGAAGGTGGATTGTTGGAACACAGCTTAATTGTTTACGATAATTTGACTAAATTTAGCCCTTTGTTTTTGCTTGATTATAGCCGTGATACATTCATTATTTGTGGCTTACTTCATGATATATGCAAAGCGAATTTTTATAAGACAGAAATGCGCTGGCGCAAAGACGAAAACAATCAATGGGAGCAATACGCTACCTATGGCATTGATGATCAATTCCCTTTGGGACACGGTGAGAAATCGTTATATCTTATTCGAAAATTTATTAAATTGTCGGATGACGAGGCAATGGCAATCCGTTGGCACATGGGAGCATGGGGAACAGAGAACTACACGGAAAGACAGACTTTGTCGGCTGCAATGGATAAATACCCATTGATTCTGGCTTTACAGATGGCGGATCAAGCGGCAACGTATTGGGATCAGAAGTGAGGAGATAAGGCATGAACACAAATACAATCACAATTGTTGGTAGGGTTGTCGTGGACTTGCTGAAGAATGCGGGAATCAATTATCTAAAGGGAATGAGGTTGTTGTCATTGGACGGTTACAGAACAACAACTATGAAAAAGATGGCGTTAAACATTACGAAACGGAAATAGTTGCTGAATTTATTGGAATCAGTATTAAGGACAGCAAACAACAGCAGCAAACTCCTGCTAACGGAATTGAATCAAACATTCCCGATAAGTACGCGAAAGATGGAGGCGGAGCCTTCCCAACCGATGAAACAGGAACTTTGAAGCCGAATTAACAACGGTTAAATTTCCTTATGACTTATTAGTTAATAAATGTGTAAAAATTGATGTTAAAGTTTCTAAAGGATATGAGCATGGATATTTCTTCTTTACTTATAATCTTGAAAGCAAAAAGCCACGTTGCGACATATATGTTTTTTACGGGATTAGCGAAAGCAGAGGAAACAAGACGCTGATTATACCAGCAAATAAATTGTACGGAATAAGTCAATTATCTATTGGCTTAGATTCAAAATATGATAAGTATATTGACCGTTGGGACCTAATAAACAAGTTTTGTTCATTTTACCAAAATGTAAGTTAATCACAGGGGGCCTAATCGCCCCACTCAAATAACACTTTAGGAGGAAACGATATGAAATCAACAGGCATTGTTCGCAGAATAGATGATTTGGGCCGCGTAGTGATCCCCAAGGAGATCCGCCGGACCAACGGCATTAAAGAAGGCGATCCAATGGAAATTTACGTTGAGGATAACGGAATGATTGCTATAAGAAAGTATGAAGCTGGCTGCATGATATGCGGCAGTACGGATAACGTTATCGAATTTAAAGATAAGGATTTTTGCAGAAGTTGTATTGAAAAAATTAAAAAGCTGTAAATCGGAGTTGAAACAATGTCAAAGAAATTTAAAGATTATCTAAAAGTGTTAGCATGGGGCGTATTTGTAGCGGTATGTTTAACGGCACTAACAGGCTATACACGGGACGAAGTAAAGTATGTGACAGTAACTTATACCGTCACGAAGTCGGACACGCTACAAACGATTGCAGAGCGATTCATAGTTAAAAACACGGGAACTGTTAGGCAAATTGATGAGTTTCGCGAAGGAATACGGGAGCTAAACTTCGACGTGATCGGAAATGATGAAGTGAAACCTGGCCAAATTTTGAAAATAGGATGGTGGGAAAAGAAATGAGAAAAGAATTTGAAATGACCGAAGATGAGCTTAATAAAATATTGGATGCTTGTAAGCCGGTTCCATATATGATCGTTGGTAATTACGTTCCAACTTCGCCACAAGAAAATGCAAATCGAGCATGGCAAGCACTTGCAAAAGAAAGGGGATTTGTTTGGGATACGGTTCAACCGTGTGGGAAAGGTAATAGATTTTTTACTGCTGAAACGATCTAACCTAACTAAATATAATTGCCTGTATCATTATGAATTTTAATCTAATACAGGCAATAAATCCCCAATTTATTATATGTTAAAAATTAATATTCATGCAAGGAGATAAAAATTATGAAGATAATTGATGCTTTCGCAGATTGGTTTTCAAGCGTAATTGCAACTACAATTTCAAATATATTTTTTGGCTTTTCAGTTGGAATAGGAATGATAATCGCATTAAAAATATATAACCTGTTGTTTGTGAATTGAATAAGTATGCGTAATTTGGAGGTGCAAAAATGAAAATTGACATTCAAGAGATTGTTTCAAATACGATTAAGGAAATGGAAGAGTCAAAAAAAGTTGAAACTTTGCTCAAGGAAAATATTGAAAAGGTCATCAGCTCGGCTGTGAAAGATGCTGTTGACGGATACAAAATCAAACGGATGATCGAAGTTAAAATTGAAAAACAGGTCGGAGAAGCAATCAAAGATGTTGGGTTTTTGGCTTATAACACCTTCGTTGCCGATCAGGTTAACATTTTGTTGCATTCGGTAGTAAAAGAAGATTTGGCAAATAAATTGAGCGAACTGGTTGGAAGTATCTTGCTTAAAAAGCGCGAAACAATCAAGCTATCTGAGATCGTTGCTGAATACCGGAAAATGTATGAAGATATGGACTATGATGAATGGCAAAACTTAGATGACGGTCATTTTTTTGCTGAAATTAACAATGAAGATGATGGTTCTTTCCGGTGGATTACGATTGTTATGGCTCAAAAAGAACAGAAAAAATCCTACGGATATAGTTCATCGCGTGGCGATGATGAAAAGAAAATCAATATGCGGCTGATGGTATATAAGGATGAGCCAGCATCAATCGTTGGTGTTGAATTTGAAGGTGTAAAACTGGATGACATTTCAGCTATTAGAAAGATGAGCGATTTCGAAGCCCTGTTGCTTAACCTGTATTTGAACAAAACAAAGGTTGAAATTGATATTGATGAAGACGACATTGAAACTTATGTAGGAGGATATGAAGATTGATGAAACACTCAATCTCGTACATGAGCAATCATAGTCAAAGCAGGAGCATCAAAGCCGGATAAAAAAGTGCCAGAAAATTGAGCGGCGGGAAGTATGGGAGGATGAAACATGAAAATAGATTATGAAAAACTGCTTGTTGATTTGAAAAAGGCCAAGGTAGCGGCAATTGAAGCTGCAGGATTAGGCGACGATGGTGGGACCGCTAATCTTGATAGTCTTGTATTAAGACTTCCAGGGGCCCGTGAAAAGAAAGTCTTGGAAGTAATACGCACAGCAGGTCTATATTGCCGTGAAAAAGGGGAATGGTTAGGGCCTTGTTATTTCATTAGCCATGGATGCGGTGGTCAAGGTAATAGGAATACGAGGGCTGTTGAAGCAATGGACAAGAGCCTAGAAGCAGCCGGATGGCATACGGGGATTTATTACCGGATGGATTGAGTTAGCAGGCGATTAGAATGACAATTTTTACCGAGGTGGCGATATGCCAGGATGGATTAAGCTTTACAGAGTTTTAATTGAAAAAGCTATATGGACATGTTCAACACCAGAACATTGCAAAATATTAATTACTTTATTGATGATGGCTAATCATGAAGAAAAACAATGGATTTGGAAAGGCAAAAAGTTTGAAGCAAAACCAGGACAATTTGTTACAAGTTTGGAGTCAATTAGAAAGAAATGTGGCAAAGGTGTTTCTACCCAGAACGTCCGTTCGGCGTTAGAGAAATTTAAAAACCTTGAATTTCTAACATACGAAGCAACAAAGACAGGAAGACTCGTAACCATAGTAAATTGGCGGTCTTATCAGTCTAAAGAAGATGAGAGTAACAAAGATAGTAACAAACGAGTAACAAACGACCAACAAACGAGTAACAAAGAACCAACAACTAACAAGAATGTAATAAAGAAAGAATGTAAGAATGATAAGAAAAATACTTTAGGCGATTATACTACTAATCCTGATTTGATCGATTCAATTAATGGCTTTGTTTCAATGAGAAAATCAATCAAAAAGCCTATGACTGATCGTGCTATTAACTTAATGCTTAAAAAACTTACTAAACTGTCAGGCAATGACGATTTAAAAAAAGTTGAAATACTTAATCAAAGTATTATGGGTAGCTGGACAGATATTTACGAATTAAAGCAGCAAAAGTTATTCGAAAATAAATCATATAGCAAAAATCAATCAGTAGATACAATAAATGACTTTTTCACACGAAGGAGTGATAAAGCTGAACATAGAGGATTTGACACCGAGACAGCAGGAAACGGCGGAGATTTTGAAACCATTGATGTATGCCTATCAAGCAGCGAGGATAAGTAACGAAACTATTTGTACCTATGCGATAGCTTTGTCAGATGTTAATAGATCGGCACTGGCGGCCGGAGTTTTAAAATCAATGAAAGCCTGTATCTTTTTTCCCTCTATCGCTGAAATAACAAACAACTCGCAAATAATGGTTGAAGCAGCAACAGGCACGACGAACAAGGGGCCAGATGAGGCATGGAATGAAGTCTTACAGCAGATGAAAGAAGCATTCGTTTATAAAAAGCCTGTATTTAGTACAAAAGAAATTGAATCAGCGGCTTTAGCTA
This portion of the Pelorhabdus rhamnosifermentans genome encodes:
- a CDS encoding PD-(D/E)XK nuclease-like domain-containing protein, translating into MELNRKNYFSPEAEKLYLGSTSFKNFDKYHAGGCEAREVAKREGEWTDKVNPAFLLGNYLHSWSSGDLQEFIANTPELFKKDGTLLKQYAVGDTMINVFKNDLAMAQMREGQKEQIFTGEIANVPFKIQVDILNIEKGYFADIKTTKNIHEMYWNNETRERETFIEKYDYPLQFAIYAEILRQNLKMDKYLDCYILAVDKQEVPDHEIIYMDVDGFIKEKLEEVESKLPHIVAVRNGEIEPERCEECDYCRSTKKIVKPIHWLDLGA
- a CDS encoding HD domain-containing protein, with the protein product MEKRFLKLLNSINRPGVGELANWLLDSDFFKAPASTKYHGSVEGGLLEHSLIVYDNLTKFSPLFLLDYSRDTFIICGLLHDICKANFYKTEMRWRKDENNQWEQYATYGIDDQFPLGHGEKSLYLIRKFIKLSDDEAMAIRWHMGAWGTENYTERQTLSAAMDKYPLILALQMADQAATYWDQK
- a CDS encoding AbrB/MazE/SpoVT family DNA-binding domain-containing protein, yielding MKSTGIVRRIDDLGRVVIPKEIRRTNGIKEGDPMEIYVEDNGMIAIRKYEAGCMICGSTDNVIEFKDKDFCRSCIEKIKKL
- a CDS encoding LysM peptidoglycan-binding domain-containing protein — translated: MSKKFKDYLKVLAWGVFVAVCLTALTGYTRDEVKYVTVTYTVTKSDTLQTIAERFIVKNTGTVRQIDEFREGIRELNFDVIGNDEVKPGQILKIGWWEKK